In Flavobacteriales bacterium, the genomic stretch AAAAATTCTGTACGTCACAGGGGAAGAAAGTGACCAACAAATTCGTATGCGAGCAGATAGGCTAAATCTGTCCGATTCGACTTGCCAAATACTTACTGAAACAAACACTCAGAATATATTTCAACAAATACAAGATGTTAAACCTACCGTATTGGTAATTGACTCCATTCAGACATTACAAACCAATAGTATTGATTCATCACCCGGAAGCATTTCTCAAATAAGAGAATGTACTGCAGAACTTATGAATTATGCCAAAGCTAGCGGGACACCTGTACTACTCATTGGTCATATCAATAAAGATGGTAACATCGCTGGTCCAAAAATATTGGAGCACATGGTGGATGTCGTACTTCAGTTTGAAGGAGAAAGAAACCACGTATATCGAATTCTTAGAGCACACAAAAACCGATATGGTTCAACAGCTGAGTTGGGTATCTATGAAATGTTAAGTCATGGGCTAAGAGAAGTAAATAACCCATCTGAAATTTTGCTTTCCCAAAAAGATGAAGCCATGAGTGGTATGGCTATCAGCGCTACTATGGAAGGTGTTCGTCCTTTAATGATTGAAACCCAAGCCTTAGTAAGCTCTGCTGTTTATGGCACCCCTCAACGTAGTGCAACAGGCTTTGACTTAAGGCGTTTGTCCATGCTATTAGCTGTATTGGAGAAACGCTGTGGCTTTCGACTAGGAGCTAAAGATGTATTCTTAAATATCACTGGGGGAATAAAAGTAGACGATCCCGCTATTGACTTGGGTGTTGTATGTGCTATTCTTTCCTCAAATGTTGATATGGCAATTGGAGATAAAAATTGTTTTGCCGCCGAAGTAGGGCTATCAGGTGAGATAAGACCTGTCAATAGGTGTGATCAACGTATTCAAGAAGCCGAAAAATTAGGGTTTAAACGTATCTTCGTATCTAAATACAACAAAATAGATCGGAAGGATTTTGCTATTGAAGTGGTAAAAGTTAGTAAAATCGAGGAAGTGTTCAAAATGCTATTCGCATCCTAGTTATCCAACAAATTGTATAAATCGTATAACTTAGGCGTTAGAATAATTTCTATTCTTCTGTTAGCGCTTCTACCTTCTGGGGTGTTGTTCGTTTGGATTGGGACAAACTCTCCTTTACCAGCGGCCGTTAAGCGCTCAGGGTTTATCGAGCTAGAAGACGTTAAAATACGTACAATTGCTGTGGCACGAACCACACTTAAGTCCCAATTATCTTTTATTTGACCTCGTCCACCAAAAGGAATGCTATCGGTATGCCCTTCAATTAGCACATTAATATCTTGCTGACTTTCAAGTGCTATAGACAGCTTAGAAAGAGCATCTCTACCACGAGTGTCCACCTGCCAACTGCCCGACGCAAATAACAATTGTTCTTCTAAAGAAATATAGACCTTGCCATTTTTTTGCGTGATAGTCAATCCATCTCCTTCAAAACCAAGTAGTGCCGATGAAATTCTATCTTTTAAAGCTGAAAGCAAAGAATCTTTTCTGTTAATAATTGATTGCAATTCCACTACTTTTTGCTCTCGATCAACAAGTTCATTTTGGGTTTTAAGAAGTTCTTTTTGTTTAACACTTAAGTTTTGTTCTAGAGTCAAGAGTTCGTCTTCTTTTTTTAACAACTCTTCTCTTGTATTTTGCAACTCTTTGAGCAACTTCTTAGTTTCTTCAGCCTTATTGCTCATCATTTGACTGTTCTTAGCAGTCAATAAATCATAAGCCTCGTTTAAGTCCTTTAATTGAGCTTGTAACTGACGACAAGTAATTGCTCTCTGGGTAGAGTCTGAAATCAATTGACTAACTTCTGAAGTGAGTCTAGACAATCTATCTTTTAACTCTGTATTCTCTGTTGAAAGAGAGTTGTTTTCTTTTTTTATTTCCTGATTTTGCTGAAATGTTTCTTGACGTTGTTGTTTAACCTCTTCAACAACCTTTGGAGATACACAAGCAGCTAGCGACGCTATGAAGATAAAGATGGGTAAAATTCTGTAAGTCATAGTTATACATTTAGACTTTCAAATATACATTAGCATTTAGCCCACTTTATAGACTTTAAAAAAGTTTATTAACATCCCTAGTTTGATTAAGCATTAACTAAGCTCAAGCAAAACAGGACAATGGTCAGAATGTTTGGCTTGACTTAATATTGCTGATCTATTCAATCTAGACTCCATAGATGATGTAGCTAATAAGTAATCTATTCGCCAGCCTAAATTTTTTGCTCTAGCATTTGCTCTGTAACTCCACCAAGAGTAATTATGAGGCTCTTGGTTGAAATAACGAAAGGTATCTATAAACCCTAAATCAATAAAGGAAGACAGCCATTCTCTTTCTTCTGGAAGAAAGCCCGAAGTTTTTTGATTCCTCTGTGGATTATGAATATCTATAGCTTTATGACAAATATTATAATCTCCTGCAATTATTAGATTAGGTATTCGCTGAGTCAGTTCGGAAATGTAAGTGTAAAAATCGTCTAAAAACGTCATTTTAAAATCTTGTCTTATATCACCGCTACTGCCAGATGGCATATAAACACTGATTACAGAAAATGTATTGAAATCAATTCTTAACACTCTACCTTCATTATCATAACTTTCGTGATCCATTCCATAAGAAATAGATTCAGGTTTTATTTTTGTTAAAATTGCGGTTCCGCTATATCCGGGTTTTTGAGCAGAATACCAATAACAGTGATAGCCCAAATCTGTAAATACAGAAGTGTCAAATTGTTCTTCACGGGCTTTAATCTCTTGCAAACATATCACATCAGGATTAGTTGTTTTCAACCACTCGTCTAAGCCTTTTCTTAATGCTGCACGTATCCCATTGATGTTATAAGTAACTATTTTCATACGTTATCTGAACTTAGTATTAGAAATTCCAATAATCTCACCACCCATAATAAACTCAAAATAATAGATTCCTGGAATTAACACATTACCTCTAGTCCACAATTGACATTCACTGATTTTTTGATTAGCATAATCAAAACTATAATTGGTCGTATATTGAACAACACTATCCGTATTAATAGTAATCTCTTGTATTTTATTAGCAACATTTAAAACTTCTCCACGAGGGTCTATAATTCTAATATAAATGTCCTTAAGCCCTGCTTCAGTCACCTTATTTTCTATGATATCAAAACATATACTGAAATTTTGAATTTTGGAAGCTCGGGTTGTCGTTACTTCTCGACCACTAGAACGGTAATACACTCCTTCTATTTGTATGTTTTCTACTCGTAACATAGAAGCTGTAAAAACCCGGTCGCTTAAGTCTTGATTATTTTTTTCTAGCGTTCTATTTCTAATAGAAATAAGTTGATTTGCTTTTTTAACGCTATCGTTTTCTAGTTGCAGCATTTGATTCAACGTATAGAGAGAGTCAATAGCAGAAACATACCTTTTACTGATTTCTTTTAATCTTCTAATCTTTGCTCTAGCCTGAGTTAGTTCGCCTTTGGAGCGAAGCAATTGTTTTATTTCATCAGCATAAGCTAAAATTGTAGAGTCCCGTTGTTCCAATTGACTACTTAAGTCTCCATATTCATCTTTAAGAATTTCGTGTTCATCAATAAGGTCGTCAAGATTATCTCTCAAACTATTTTTTTCCTCCTCATATTGAATCACTGTCTCTATGTTTTCTTGATATTGATTTTCTCTAACTATCATAAAAATCAATAAGGATGATAATAGAATAGATAAGATGAGAATTATTCTTCGAGACTTTTTGTCTTTAAGAGGACTTACACTGTTACTCGGCTGATTCATTATTTTTAGATGTTTTAAGTTTTTGCTTATACTTTGATTCGAGTTCTGACAACATCATTGTTTGGATTTGATTTAATTCATCAGATAAATTTCCAGCAGTCTTGTCTTTTAACATAACAACCATATCGATAAGTTGGCGTACATGTAATAAGTCGGATTCAGACTGATTAGAATCACTTATT encodes the following:
- the radA gene encoding DNA repair protein RadA — protein: MAKVKTTFFCQNCGAQSAQWMGQCKSCNEWNTLVEEVVSKPKSNKPKWEGEPSSRVNKAQVISDISLQSRARIDTSDKELNRVLGGGIVAGSLILLGGEPGIGKSTLLLQVALRIQNEKILYVTGEESDQQIRMRADRLNLSDSTCQILTETNTQNIFQQIQDVKPTVLVIDSIQTLQTNSIDSSPGSISQIRECTAELMNYAKASGTPVLLIGHINKDGNIAGPKILEHMVDVVLQFEGERNHVYRILRAHKNRYGSTAELGIYEMLSHGLREVNNPSEILLSQKDEAMSGMAISATMEGVRPLMIETQALVSSAVYGTPQRSATGFDLRRLSMLLAVLEKRCGFRLGAKDVFLNITGGIKVDDPAIDLGVVCAILSSNVDMAIGDKNCFAAEVGLSGEIRPVNRCDQRIQEAEKLGFKRIFVSKYNKIDRKDFAIEVVKVSKIEEVFKMLFAS
- a CDS encoding OmpA family protein; this translates as MTYRILPIFIFIASLAACVSPKVVEEVKQQRQETFQQNQEIKKENNSLSTENTELKDRLSRLTSEVSQLISDSTQRAITCRQLQAQLKDLNEAYDLLTAKNSQMMSNKAEETKKLLKELQNTREELLKKEDELLTLEQNLSVKQKELLKTQNELVDREQKVVELQSIINRKDSLLSALKDRISSALLGFEGDGLTITQKNGKVYISLEEQLLFASGSWQVDTRGRDALSKLSIALESQQDINVLIEGHTDSIPFGGRGQIKDNWDLSVVRATAIVRILTSSSSINPERLTAAGKGEFVPIQTNNTPEGRSANRRIEIILTPKLYDLYNLLDN
- a CDS encoding exodeoxyribonuclease III: MKIVTYNINGIRAALRKGLDEWLKTTNPDVICLQEIKAREEQFDTSVFTDLGYHCYWYSAQKPGYSGTAILTKIKPESISYGMDHESYDNEGRVLRIDFNTFSVISVYMPSGSSGDIRQDFKMTFLDDFYTYISELTQRIPNLIIAGDYNICHKAIDIHNPQRNQKTSGFLPEEREWLSSFIDLGFIDTFRYFNQEPHNYSWWSYRANARAKNLGWRIDYLLATSSMESRLNRSAILSQAKHSDHCPVLLELS
- a CDS encoding DUF1844 domain-containing protein, whose protein sequence is MNKSDQLFSELLYLLHHNAFNALDKISDSNQSESDLLHVRQLIDMVVMLKDKTAGNLSDELNQIQTMMLSELESKYKQKLKTSKNNESAE